In a genomic window of Meleagris gallopavo isolate NT-WF06-2002-E0010 breed Aviagen turkey brand Nicholas breeding stock chromosome 1, Turkey_5.1, whole genome shotgun sequence:
- the MRPL42 gene encoding 39S ribosomal protein L42, mitochondrial isoform X1: MKAFRCSILSRTGFPSALSMATSLRAVWSSCLWVRSVAACKQVPLRVGAVCHACHKSTYSVLPEDYNCKVELALTSDSKTIVCYHPSLEIPYEHTQPVPRPDPVNNKEETLDQVLKSRLNEEELKNDRGLTIEELSKMFYTTKHRWYPVGQYHRRRKNPNPPKDR, from the exons ATGAAAGCGTTCCGTTG TTCCATCTTGTCCAGGACTGGTTTCCCATCTGCTCTCAGCATGGCAACATCACTTAGGGCTGTGTGGTCCAGCTGTCTCTGGGTGCGTTCAGTAGCTGCCTGTAAGCAAGTCCCACTACGAG ttgGAGCTGTATGTCATGCTTGTCATAAATCGACGTACTCAGTGCTCCCTGAAGACTACAACTG caaaGTGGAACTTGCCTTGACATCAGATTCGAAGACAATTGTCTGCTACCACCCTTCACTCGAGATTCCATACGAGCACACACAA CCTGTGCCACGACCAGATCCAGTGAATAACAAAGAAGAAACTCTTGATCAAGTTTTAAAATCCAGATTGAATGAAGAAGAGCTAAAGAATGATAGAGGACTTACAATTGAAGAGCTCAGCAAAATGTTTTACACTACAAAACATCGGTGGTACCCTGTGGGACa GTATCACAGAAGACGGAAGAATCCTAATCCTCCTAAAGACAGATAA
- the MRPL42 gene encoding 39S ribosomal protein L42, mitochondrial isoform X2: MATSLRAVWSSCLWVRSVAACKQVPLRVGAVCHACHKSTYSVLPEDYNCKVELALTSDSKTIVCYHPSLEIPYEHTQPVPRPDPVNNKEETLDQVLKSRLNEEELKNDRGLTIEELSKMFYTTKHRWYPVGQYHRRRKNPNPPKDR; the protein is encoded by the exons ATGGCAACATCACTTAGGGCTGTGTGGTCCAGCTGTCTCTGGGTGCGTTCAGTAGCTGCCTGTAAGCAAGTCCCACTACGAG ttgGAGCTGTATGTCATGCTTGTCATAAATCGACGTACTCAGTGCTCCCTGAAGACTACAACTG caaaGTGGAACTTGCCTTGACATCAGATTCGAAGACAATTGTCTGCTACCACCCTTCACTCGAGATTCCATACGAGCACACACAA CCTGTGCCACGACCAGATCCAGTGAATAACAAAGAAGAAACTCTTGATCAAGTTTTAAAATCCAGATTGAATGAAGAAGAGCTAAAGAATGATAGAGGACTTACAATTGAAGAGCTCAGCAAAATGTTTTACACTACAAAACATCGGTGGTACCCTGTGGGACa GTATCACAGAAGACGGAAGAATCCTAATCCTCCTAAAGACAGATAA